atagaccacgtatcaaatacactttcgacaacaaatcgagacgaaaagttggataagaaccgcgtcacatcaagacgagaagtggataagaaccacgtcgcaTCAGGCACATTTTCCAATGACGGCCGCATTAATTACTCGTCGCatcaaaacgaaaagacgtgaatttttgtcttttataaaaaattttctataaatacaacgtccctccatttcatttcttttacttcgcaatcgagaatccgagagagagaagagagagagggagccgagagaggaatggagaggagaagatgatgaagggaggagccgatggcggcggatccgcgacggcggattcgtggcagcggcggcggcgatgcggcgaaccgagagagagagagacggggGGATGGCTGGACGGCGACAGCAGCGTCCTCCCGGCTTCGCGTCTTcccggcgagacagcagcggcgtcgcgtCTCTCGGCAGCGACGGCAGCGGCCCCGGCAGCAGCAGCTCTTCCGGTGAATCGGCGGCTGCACCGACAGCGTcgtgacagcagcggcgctgCGTTTTGATCGAAGGAAGTGCAGCCTTACCTTCCACcgagaggagaaagagaggagcacggcttgaaggctttaaacgatcgaggtgggctttctagttaCCGTACAGTTTTTACGAGAAGTTTTTATGTGGGCTTTCTAGCTACCGTACAGTTTTTACGAGAAGTTTTtatgtgggctttcgaactaaagtgtttccAAGAACTTTCatatatcggtttgagcatcatgttatatgtgatcaaagtgaaagtgttgttgcgcatgttatgtgatatatgtgttgatttatcgagtgatttgtgatttgctcgacttgttgatgtgatatgagatgatgctcgatcttgacggaataaaaaaatgatttatgtttcaaaaacgttttgaggaaaataaagttgaaaagattatgtcaagccatattttgttttggaactatgcctatctgactgcaacgatgaatggaatggattgatgggagaccgtgggaggtaaccacttccccggcacttgaatgttaagatatgatgaatgatgaaaagaacgatgaatgatgaatggactgatgaatgaacaagagatagtgaaatcgggtttgtcagatacgaCATATGTTCCAAGAAAATAAatcgaaagatcgcttttgaaaaatgaaaagaaaaatgtttagtgttctcggacttttcctaaaatcccgagttcactcaaagagtggcttgacaaaatctgtttttataaattatattttggcacgtgtccactgagtacaccaagtactcagccctgcatatgttttctctatgtgcaggttgagcggtgacgagcgcggtgggtgttgagcatgaaagtgaagaagattataaataaaattttctgaatatattatgtcttcatacataataatattctactctcgaaatgcttccgctgaatatgGTTTCTTTCACCAAGTATTGTGCTCGAAAATTTTATatcgagttgctgattgttgaaaagacactctgattttattcgagcttttcccatttgtttggagctaaagtcgagtttgcactctgtgtatcatacactctgatatatattattcttttaagctaattgagcctttcttatgaactgttatccgtaaatgctattcttaaatgtttgtcccttggtcacgatcgacTCGTTTGcaacacccctggggtgggcgggcGTGACATAATTTGTCAAGGACAATATGTTTCACTAATTCTATATTAAGGTGAAAATTTTCCATAGCTAAGGAATATTAAGGTGGCAACTGACAATCCAATCCTATTTGGTATGTCACACCAATTAACTTAAAgacaaatgaaaatatatataaCTGCAATTCTAATTAGATGTATAGATTGAAACActctaaatataaatatacaccGTTTATTATAAGAAAGTTCGTGCACATTCTGTGCATAATATATacactatatatacacacatatattattaaatatttttttcactCAGTTATCTTACAcgtaaattaatataaaaaaaatgatcacatcactcattttaagatttatttataaacacaaaaaatgTAAACAAATGAAAAGTGTAATTATAACTTCAGATTTGATGCCATTAAatactattatataaataaaatttaataatacaaaTGATTACGTAgtgtataaattaaataattatatgggTAATTATATAGTGTAGACATTAACAGTATGAATATTAtacattatattaaattataaaaatagttaacaataataataaaataatataaaagttattatattaataataataataataataataataataataatatgatctGAAAAACTAATTTTATTGCATTAATCATTTTCAGTATATAATGAAAAAACTTCATACAATAATAAGACAAATAATTGTAGCATGATAaagcaattaaatttaaaattttaaaaactaaactactattaaaaaaaagtgcTCGTCATTTCAATTCCTATGTACTTATAGAGAACTGTTATGCTGAGCGATGATTTGTAAGCAACTAAtgatgtgctctatttttcatggacaaaaaaatggtaaatgtgttttatttttcatggacggagggaatatagaATATGCATAAACTTTTCTTAtaataaatgatactccctccgtcccatgttacttgcactgttgCTTGCTTTTTAGCTTgtcacaaactccttacactatttatagtttaagttagaattaatgcatttaattaatttgttagtttaagttaagagctcctttattaagtgatgtctcattacacttaaaattctaatttaattacactaaaaaatcaatcccaaaatTTACGGCATAAAATGAAAAGTACGAGTAAtacgagacggagggagtatataattatatatagagTGTTTCCATATTTTATAGGATTGTCACCTTAGTATTCCTTGattagagaatttttttttaaaattttagtttagAAATTACCGTCTAGCTATATGTGTGatttttattttgcattatagtACTATGGTTGGTTGTTGCTTCATTAAGCATGCTGCAAGTAGTTTCGCATAAACTTAAAggtctattcacaaaatcccttTTTTATATGTTTGCGCTTTGATTACGGATCAAAAGATAACTTAACTTGTCATATTTCAgtataaaacaataattttatatttcataatTGATTTttctcaacattgaaaagaagaaaaatcacGTCAATTGAAATCAACTAGGGTAACACTATAATAATATATCAAAAGATAACATGACCATGAGTCATACTAGGGTGGACACTCGAACCTACAAACACACTTGTGTGGAATGGTGCTTGTGTCGCATCGAATAGAATTCAACTTAGGATTTCTCAAACAGTTTGAGCATACTGCGATTCCTTGTTGATCACAAAAGGGACTTTCAAAAGAATCTGTGCAAGTCATTGCTTCAGCACACAATACTAATCCTCTTTCATCTACAAAAATATAagattaatattaaaattaagatTGTTGAACAAACAATATATTGATTTTAATCGTGTATAAAAATTCAAACCTGGAATGAGAAAGCATAGAATAACCAGTAAAAGAAATTTCAGAGAAATATATTGTTGCATCTTTCATTTATGCAATTGATATCTAAACTTGTTACTATTGTTTGTAAATAATGTAATGTTAGTTTGTGTTTATATAGAGCCTAAACATTAATTTTGGTGCTAAATCTTTTTTAATGTAATCATAAAATCATGAATCTATATATCACGTGAATAATTTAGGTAAATAATCTACACTACTACAACTATTAAGTTTGGGTACTCAATCTTTTAAGTcttttttgtgaaattaatgTAAGCATAAAATTATGAATCTATATACCATATGCATAATTTAGGTCgaaaatcaacactttgttttcGCTATGTACAGAATAATCAGCTAATATTTTGGGAAGGTAATTTAGGTTGAAAGTAATGTCCATGTGTAGCGTTATATTCATTCCTAATTTGTACTGTAAATACTAAATACTATTCTTATTATATATTCGTTTATTTACAAAACAATATTTTGCTTGATACTcatattctttaattttttttctaaatcaaCGTAATTCAACTTGGCCAATTATAAAAAGTGATCATATTGATCTGCAAACAAGTACTCCATATAAGCAATTCTATGTGCTACTAGTGTgtaagtattttttattattctatcATACTacataattaatgaaattttagtTTTCCAAAATTTCATGATGTATAAACTTATTTATTGCtccttatttaattgttttttgaaTAAATTCTTGATTTTTCTCGATACTTGACTATTAACAAAATGTTTAATTTGTCaattaatttgtaaaattttTGTTAAATTGAATATTAATTACTCATCTACAAAAACAAACTCATGAGAAgacgagttttaatgaaaaattaattaagtaaaaaagAATGATAAGAAGAGTCAAAAGTGAGATAGAAGttgaaaaaatggataaagtatgaaagagaaaaaaaatgtggATAGAATAGTGTTAATAATTTGAGAATAACTTTACTTTTAGATGTGAGTCATGTGACgtactattttttgtggacaccaaaaaaatgaaaaaaatgagactattttcgTGTATGGATAAAATATTAAACTGTTGATTTGCTTTAATACTGCAATCAGTCAGGATATTAACATCGACATAGCTTGATGACATACTTATACGATACTATCAAAATATCAACCAAAATCacatactccatctgtccaacAACACTTTTGGTTgagtacgagttttaatatataaatggtaaaataatagagatgtagaaagaaaaagtaaactaaagtattgttagtctttaatactcccttcgtcccataaaaatatgtgcatatGAAATTATACGAAAATTAATGCGTGGttgtaaagtaagaaagatgagaggaatggtagttaaagtagcgTTAGTGAATCAATGGAAcctacattattattattagtgtttaatgagttaTACTGATGAGttataatggtataagttgtaaacaAATTGATGTATATAGTAAACAGTTGGAGACaacttttcataaatggaaatgTCATATTTTTATGCGACAGAcgaaaataaaaatgtacaaatttttatgggacgaagggtgTACTATTCGAAAATTGTATTGTTGTCAAAATGTTATTGACTTTTTTCActagaaaaatgaaattgacaTTTTCCAGTGCATTTAAGCATATTATTGTACTATAATTCAAAACATATCAATTCATTACATAAGCATTATGTTAAAGTATTTAAGATGTTTTGGTACCAGTTTTATCGTATTTTTACTAACAATATAATCGGTCATATCAGTAAACaacacaaaaaatatatcaattattTTTAACATCAATATTATTAACATGTTTTAGATACCATGGTTGATTCACAGTAAAATATGCAACAGCTTCCTGTATTAAAAAGGTGAAACTGTGTTCTGATATCCAAACCCGAATTTCTGAAGTAACAACCTAACAACCCATACACAATCACCACATTTACACGATGAGCAGATGATTACTAGCACATACACTTCCCGGAAATCGCAACAAATCGTGCTACTCACAGGCTAGTTTCGTCCCAAAACTGGTCAAGCAGATCGCGAAAGCCTGGAAGACTGAGAGAGGCCGCCGATAGTCCATTGTGAAAGTATCATCTCCTACCTTGCCAAACTGTAGCAGCACTGTTTCCTCATCACCCCTCCCACAGGGCTGACTTTGATCGACTGTCGCAACCAGTTGGAAGTTCTTCACTGATGCCACGGTTACTCTGCCATGGAAATTCAAGCACCAGCATTCCAAGTGCTCGTGCCATCTTGGCGCCTTGTTTTTCAAAATTGTGTGCCCTGGGCTGGAGCATTCGGGCTGCTTCATTTTCAAATGGTCTTGATAGGTGGTGTCACATGACTGCTGCTCACTCGAGACTGGACACGTGAGTGAGCACACCATCCTCCGAGGCCCTCTTGACTTCAAGAGATTAAATTTATACGAGACGTGCCCCACTTTGAAGTTTCCAGCTGGGACTTGCGGGCTTATTTGCTTGCTTGCCACACGGCGCCCAGATTTACTGTTTGATGGTTTGGCTCCGTTGTGTGGTggctggctatcatatactgtGAAATTGGTGCCTAGAAAATCTGACCTGGCACCACGCAGATGAATCTGTGTTATTACTTACTCATCAAGAAACGCCGAATTCTTACAAAAATTCCAACAAGAAATTGCATTTATCAAATAGGAGTGCCAAATACATGGGGAGATTGAAATAAGAGGATTGTGAAGGGTGATCAGATAAATGAGCATGAAACTTACAAGAACTTCTAATGTTGAATTCTATTAGTTTCAAGCACTTGTGAAAATCATATCAAATTGCTAGCAGATAGGTATTAAATACTTCCACCAATAAAATAGTTGTACAAGACACTGCATCACCAAAAAAACTCAAAATTGTTATTTCACACTGGAACAAGTAAAGAGTTGGGTGGCTAGGAAGTAGACTGGAGCCGTGCCTAGTTGGAGTCTAGGTAGAGCTTAGCAAAAGCCAGACAAGTGCCTTAATAAAAAGTTATCTTACAGTACTCAAGAAGAACCAACTCTTTTAGTTGCAAATGCATTATACTACTGTTTAGCACTCATATCAAATTATGAACTGATAAAGTAATGTGGGACCAGCAAGAAGTGAGAGGTTGTCTGGATGCCCAGAAGTACCAGATGGAAATCCTAACCTTAATTTTCCAACATAGGCTTTACTTCCTTGAGATAAATCCTTGGGATCTAAAGATATGACGTATTCGGTGCGTGCCCCATTTTTGTATCTCCGTGCTGCCAAGAGAAACTTCCCATTGTGTGTGAATGCTGTCACAGGAATAGAAAGAGAAATATGAGCTTTTAACTGTAAAAGAGTTTTGAGAAATAAGTGGACACAAGTTAGGGGATGTGGACATGATTTCTGCTAAAATGGAGCATAAGACGTCCGATTGGCATACTAAGTTGAGCCTACAAAGATCAAAAGCATCTAGTGCCATATCCATGTCTATTAAGAGTTTAAATCAAATTATACCTTTATCCATATAATTAAGTGACAGTGATCCATCCCTTATCTATTCATCTCATGCACTTGAGGATCACATTTACCGTAATGAGGCAACGATTAAATCCTTAAAGGTTGTTTGAGAGCTTATAAGCTGTTAGAAGGTGCTTGGTCACATTTTCTATACAATAGTTCCAAAATCAActtcaataaaaaattaaaaataaagctTAACAGAGAGTGAGAGGTAATAGTAAACTCTTCCtgaattgaattttatttaaaactttcTTAAATTTGGCCATTTAATTATCAGACTCAACATGTGAAGAGTTAAATAATGTTACTCTATTCATTAACACTCAGCAAAGATTACCACCTACGTAGTAGTATTAAACTATAAATACCTTAATATTTATGAACATACTAGATCTGTTAGATATGCTTAGCTAGAAACCCTCCAACTCTACTATAGCAAAAGAAATTATTTGAATCAGGAACAGGCCGTGAAGAAATGTTAATAGCTGCAAAACTACAACACACTTTCAGCACAATAAACAGCCTCCATCAGTGGAGCCGAGATAGTTCAAGGTGACAAGACATGACACTTCCTCAAGCACATTTATCAACTTAATTGTACTAGATCACCTAGTAATTGAGTTTGGTAACAGTATAGGGActtgtatttttcttttaaaactTTGTCTCTCTCCCAAAAATAGATCTTTAAGTTCTTTAATCAACTTCCAGTGAATTTCAGTATTGCTATCTGACGATCTTATGGTTGGACAGCTAGGTGGTTTACATCTCCTCGTATCATAATTTCAAGCCCTTCTTTGGCGCACGCTTTGCCTGTGTATGACTTAATAAGCCCACACACAATTTGATATACAATAACACATTTGAAATTCATAAAATGAAACTTGAGGTAACTAGTAGGAGATATCAAAGAATGAAAACAAGAAGCTAATACAGAACCACTCTCAGCAGTAGACGT
The Salvia splendens isolate huo1 unplaced genomic scaffold, SspV2 ctg400, whole genome shotgun sequence DNA segment above includes these coding regions:
- the LOC121790068 gene encoding tubby-like F-box protein 7 encodes the protein MSLRRKINHRSFFSLSKSYKESKSTEITSITSSSNHEEEKPRGENQLRHQLRNGVVSPGESESESESGPWTGMLPELLADIINRVESSENQWPQRRNVVACACVCKRWRDATAEAVQTASLRRLGTITFPSSLKKPGPRDGPLQCLIKRDKKNSTFYLYLALTPSFTHNGKFLLAARRYKNGARTEYVISLDPKDLSQGSKAYVGKLRSDFLGTNFTVYDSQPPHNGAKPSNSKSGRRVASKQISPQVPAGNFKVGHVSYKFNLLKSRGPRRMVCSLTCPVSSEQQSCDTTYQDHLKMKQPECSSPGHTILKNKAPRWHEHLECWCLNFHGRVTVASVKNFQLVATVDQSQPCGRGDEETVLLQFGKVGDDTFTMDYRRPLSVFQAFAICLTSFGTKLACE